A single Roseinatronobacter monicus DNA region contains:
- the betC gene encoding choline-sulfatase, translated as MTHDRARPNILIVMVDQLNGTLFPDGPAEWLHAPNLKALAARSARFANAYTASPLCAPGRASFMSGQLPSATRVYDNAAEFASSIPTYAHHLRRAGYYTCLSGKMHFVGPDQLHGFEERLTTDIYPADFGWTPDYRKPGERIDWWYHNMGSVTGAGVAEISNQMEYDDDVAHHAVSKIYDLARGADARPWCLTVSFTHPHDPYVARKKYWDLYADCAHLVPEVAPIPYAQQDPHSKRIFDANDWRSYDLTPDMVARARRAYFANISYLDDKIGEVLSTLEATRQQAVVVFVSDHGDMLGERGLWYKMSFFEGSARVPLMIAAPDMATGRIDAPVSTIDVCPTLCALAGVSMAEVMPWTTGESLVPLGQGVARTSPVAMEYAAEGSEAPLVCLRDGRWKYTRCMLDPELLFDLQADPQEQRNLADDPVHQAALASLRAKSEARWDLARFDAEVRESQARRWVVYEALRQGGYYPWDFQPLQKASERYMRNHMDLNILEDSKRFPRGE; from the coding sequence ATGACCCATGATCGCGCAAGGCCAAACATCCTGATCGTGATGGTGGATCAGTTGAACGGCACGCTGTTTCCTGACGGACCCGCCGAATGGCTGCATGCGCCCAACCTCAAGGCGCTGGCGGCCCGGTCTGCGCGCTTTGCCAATGCCTACACGGCCTCACCGCTCTGCGCGCCGGGGCGGGCGAGTTTCATGTCAGGGCAGTTGCCCAGTGCCACGCGGGTCTATGACAATGCGGCAGAATTTGCCTCCAGCATCCCGACCTATGCCCACCATTTGCGGCGCGCGGGCTATTATACCTGCCTGTCGGGCAAGATGCATTTCGTGGGCCCCGATCAGTTGCACGGGTTTGAAGAACGTCTGACCACCGATATCTACCCTGCCGATTTTGGCTGGACGCCGGATTACCGTAAACCCGGCGAGCGGATTGACTGGTGGTATCACAATATGGGGTCGGTTACGGGCGCAGGCGTTGCCGAAATCAGCAACCAGATGGAATATGATGACGATGTTGCGCATCATGCGGTATCGAAGATTTATGATCTGGCACGCGGGGCCGATGCGCGGCCATGGTGTCTGACAGTCAGCTTCACCCATCCGCATGACCCGTATGTGGCGCGCAAGAAATACTGGGATCTCTACGCCGATTGCGCCCATCTGGTGCCTGAGGTCGCGCCAATCCCTTACGCGCAGCAAGACCCCCATTCAAAGCGGATCTTTGACGCCAATGACTGGCGGTCCTATGATCTGACACCGGACATGGTGGCCCGCGCGCGGCGCGCTTATTTCGCCAATATCTCTTATCTGGATGACAAGATTGGCGAGGTTCTGAGCACGCTGGAGGCAACACGCCAGCAAGCCGTGGTGGTTTTCGTCAGCGATCACGGCGATATGCTGGGGGAGCGTGGCTTGTGGTATAAAATGAGCTTCTTTGAAGGCTCAGCCCGCGTGCCCCTGATGATCGCGGCGCCTGACATGGCGACAGGCCGGATTGATGCGCCTGTCAGCACGATTGATGTCTGCCCGACATTATGCGCCCTCGCGGGTGTCAGCATGGCAGAAGTCATGCCGTGGACCACCGGCGAAAGCCTTGTGCCGCTGGGGCAAGGCGTGGCGCGCACCAGCCCAGTGGCCATGGAATATGCTGCTGAAGGGTCAGAGGCACCTTTGGTTTGCCTGCGCGACGGGCGCTGGAAATACACCCGCTGCATGCTCGATCCGGAATTGCTGTTCGATTTGCAGGCAGATCCGCAAGAGCAGCGCAACCTTGCCGATGACCCGGTGCATCAAGCCGCCTTGGCCAGCCTGCGTGCCAAGTCCGAGGCACGCTGGGATCTGGCCCGCTTCGATGCCGAAGTGCGCGAAAGTCAGGCCCGCCGCTGGGTCGTCTATGAGGCGCTGCGGCAAGGCGGCTACTACCCGTGGGACTTCCAACCGCTGCAAAAAGCGTCAGAGCGCTACATGCGCAATCACATGGACCTCAACATCCTCGAAGACAGCAAACGCTTCCCGCGCGGCGAATAA
- a CDS encoding ATP-binding protein, protein MPQQQGLMPVGLSLSDEDMARLFPAYLKLDAQGRIAEAGPSLLRHIGTELLERDFFDCVTIELPSTVRCITQLRQHRRAVILRLRGRAALRLRGLVLDRGEHIWLLLGHIPDLGERESTQQLRIADFSPTDGTLDMMLAAEMRSGLLAETRALAAALDEQRKQADAANRAKSAFLTTMSHEIRTPMNAVLGVAGILADTDITPEQREWLDVMMDSGRSLMELLNNILDLSKIESGSMEINPEEFDLRALVKSVQALYAPTAAAKGVTTELAINLEGTFYIGDPVRIRQILSNLLGNATKFTEAGQITVNVGDRTEGDIRLLEMSVHDTGIGISAEAISRLFNVFSQADSSTTRRYGGTGLGLSISKLLSEQMGGEITVESRLGRGSTFTTRIPIALAQPDAKPQQKAVAHPEEKASGPRHVLIVDDNSTNRMILSHYLRRLGHSFDVAADGQQALAAWEAQEYDVVVMDIEMPVLDGLEATRELRRRENAAVRRYTPIIALSADAMIEKRETALSVGMDDYLTKPVGPKEIEEKIQIICARTHPKKQG, encoded by the coding sequence ATGCCCCAGCAACAGGGACTGATGCCCGTTGGCCTGTCGCTGTCGGATGAAGATATGGCAAGGCTTTTCCCTGCCTATCTCAAGCTCGACGCCCAAGGCCGCATAGCCGAGGCTGGCCCTTCCCTGCTGCGCCACATCGGAACAGAGCTTCTGGAGCGCGACTTTTTTGACTGCGTGACAATCGAGCTGCCATCCACTGTCCGTTGCATAACGCAATTGCGCCAGCACCGCCGCGCCGTCATCTTGCGACTGAGGGGGCGCGCGGCCCTGCGATTGCGTGGTCTGGTGCTTGATCGTGGGGAACATATCTGGCTGTTGCTTGGCCATATCCCCGACCTTGGAGAGCGCGAGAGCACGCAGCAGTTGCGTATCGCAGATTTCTCGCCGACTGACGGAACGCTGGATATGATGCTCGCGGCCGAAATGCGCTCTGGTTTGCTTGCCGAAACGCGCGCGCTTGCCGCCGCGCTGGATGAACAGCGCAAACAGGCAGACGCAGCCAACCGTGCAAAAAGTGCATTCCTGACCACAATGAGTCACGAAATCAGGACGCCCATGAATGCTGTGCTGGGCGTTGCGGGTATCCTTGCCGATACTGACATCACGCCAGAACAACGGGAATGGCTGGATGTCATGATGGATTCAGGGCGCTCGTTGATGGAGCTGTTGAACAACATTCTTGATCTGTCAAAAATCGAGTCCGGCTCGATGGAGATTAACCCGGAAGAGTTTGATCTGCGCGCATTGGTCAAGTCGGTGCAAGCGCTCTATGCGCCGACCGCCGCGGCCAAAGGTGTCACGACCGAATTGGCGATCAATCTGGAGGGGACATTCTATATTGGCGACCCCGTGCGTATTCGTCAGATACTTTCAAACCTCTTGGGTAACGCGACAAAATTCACCGAGGCGGGGCAAATCACGGTAAATGTCGGGGACCGGACCGAAGGGGATATCCGACTGTTGGAGATGTCGGTGCACGATACGGGGATCGGGATTTCTGCCGAAGCCATCTCGCGGCTGTTCAATGTCTTCTCACAAGCTGACAGCTCGACCACCCGACGCTACGGGGGCACAGGGCTTGGATTGTCGATTTCCAAACTTCTGAGCGAACAGATGGGCGGTGAAATCACAGTTGAAAGTCGTCTTGGCCGTGGTTCAACCTTTACCACCCGCATACCCATAGCGTTGGCCCAGCCCGATGCGAAACCCCAGCAAAAGGCAGTTGCCCACCCGGAAGAGAAAGCCTCTGGTCCGCGTCATGTGTTGATTGTCGATGACAATTCAACCAACAGAATGATCCTGTCGCATTACCTGCGCCGTCTTGGTCACAGCTTTGACGTTGCCGCAGATGGGCAGCAAGCGCTGGCCGCATGGGAAGCGCAAGAATACGATGTGGTTGTCATGGATATCGAAATGCCCGTGCTGGATGGGCTGGAAGCGACGCGCGAACTCAGACGTCGGGAGAACGCCGCCGTACGCCGCTACACCCCGATTATCGCCCTGTCTGCCGATGCCATGATCGAGAAACGCGAGACTGCGTTGAGCGTCGGCATGGATGACTATCTGACCAAGCCGGTGGGGCCAAAGGAAATCGAGGAAAAGATACAGATCATCTGCGCGCGCACACACCCAAAGAAACAAGGGTAA
- a CDS encoding heme NO-binding domain-containing protein, whose translation MYGMIHQALRDMAIQHMGDAGWAALLQDAGLKQPLFIGMDYYSDETTMTLICLIAERLNMPLDAALHEFGGVWIDFAGASEYGRILQMAGDDFVTFLESLDRMHASIRSNMPKAEMPSFELISVDTEQMQLRYRSTRNGLAPFVQGILQAVAIRFKENVIISFHLEDGGALFIIKRTLHHE comes from the coding sequence ATGTACGGGATGATTCATCAAGCACTGCGGGATATGGCAATTCAGCATATGGGAGATGCTGGCTGGGCTGCACTGCTGCAAGATGCGGGCCTGAAGCAACCGCTGTTTATCGGCATGGACTATTATTCCGATGAAACGACCATGACGCTGATCTGCCTGATTGCAGAGCGTTTGAATATGCCGCTTGACGCTGCATTGCATGAATTCGGCGGGGTCTGGATCGATTTTGCCGGGGCGTCTGAATATGGCCGTATTTTGCAGATGGCGGGGGATGATTTCGTTACATTTCTGGAAAGCCTTGATAGGATGCATGCCAGTATCCGATCCAATATGCCAAAGGCCGAAATGCCATCGTTTGAGTTGATCTCGGTCGATACCGAGCAGATGCAGCTACGCTACCGGTCAACCCGAAACGGGCTTGCCCCCTTCGTGCAGGGCATTTTGCAAGCCGTCGCAATCCGATTTAAGGAAAACGTCATAATTTCATTTCATCTGGAAGACGGGGGCGCGCTTTTCATCATCAAGCGAACACTGCACCATGAATGA
- a CDS encoding nitric oxide synthase oxygenase translates to MNKVSLSESSARGARAVEPRAANNTALSSVEKVLIRDCWNKFIAQDAVLIGLFFERLVSHVPALEDALGLTAVQAPTEFLMLFDLAIRDLDPAHEDALREAFHIAPGAREARSRTIPECGTFFATYGMTQETWEIARDAFLWAFSKAAYLEDYERTDLERGDDSALGRFFMLHIEAPMNTLRETQDSALAPEAVAKMRAGAEAMLAHPQEAGVFFYKTLFDARPDLVSLFRTANMDALSRHLIDTVVFLSRAADDLTGLRDDLRNLARVHQVNQIPPSEYAHLAAPLLETLSRFGHPLDAQMIRGWEVLFDRVSRIIAEPMIQQEHILAEAQKFIDQVSIELDWSGSKTQKRLNAIAREIRATGTYTHTNEELDYGAKLAWRNAPKCIGRISWKNLIVRDFRHVTDANSIYDECIQHLRTATNGGNIEIVLTVFRALAPGERWGPRLWNSQLVRYAGYEMPDGTKRGDRANIEATRAITNLGWTPPEPRGDYDILPLVIELPGDTPKIYPIDPKEVLEVQISHPTEPKIAELGMKWCAVPAISNFQLEIGGVVYGCAPFNGWFMGTEIARDLWEEGRYDRAAEIADALGLDTSSERTLWRDRAFLELNIAILHSFQEARVTLVDHQTASRQFMIHDLREKRSGRECPAQGSWVVPAAGGSTTPVWHHEMRDFHLKPSYKYAPDRWLAHADDAPSGDATAEQPERTRTARPLIVYASETGTAESYAHQAARRLAGLAPSVKAIEDISLSDLANASRVLAIVATCRDGDVPESGEALLAQLNDATANALAGTSFAVLGIGNRIYPHFCRAAVTVDAALVKAGANRMASLETADEIAGQADTVKRWIEMFQKRWGTDQPVQVTRRPLIELIPPQRTPEIEPLETGVINFNTEMLNSDQAINGVRDRSTRYIGIDLPKALIAKSAPGKGCYDVGDHVAIYPHNPADLVARLCAHHGLQQDAWFRAQGASNEALDRFRDGYSVHKLLTEELDLALPQAPDELLSAMVQVGGDGSDRLANWLRILNGEDDGAERQGLLGRMRQDYPTVVDLLDSFPDSVPAFELLIQLLPRLKPRLYSIASSPHAHPEQIRIMVSVLSIAQPGGRLAQGVSSHYLAQQAPGAKVRIALKSAPRRLPDAPDGPTVMIAAGTGIAPLYAALEDRVAQGARPHADKTVALYFGCRNADEFLQRERIRSWRKDGFLSRVNVAFSRAGPAKAYVQDALDADGISVAKDLLHPAGHVIICGDAKMAHDVENRLVVILQRDGGLSYSGAHELLDRMREEGRYIGDIWGIQMNFDVAVPAMIHAQYNRGASWLARLRHSLKGRPAQIDSIQKF, encoded by the coding sequence TTGAACAAAGTTTCCTTGTCGGAATCGTCCGCGCGCGGCGCGCGTGCGGTAGAGCCGCGGGCGGCCAATAACACAGCGCTTTCTTCCGTTGAAAAGGTACTGATCCGCGACTGTTGGAACAAATTTATTGCGCAAGATGCAGTGCTTATCGGCCTTTTTTTCGAGCGCCTTGTGTCTCATGTTCCGGCATTGGAAGACGCCCTCGGGCTGACTGCGGTGCAAGCCCCGACAGAATTCCTCATGCTGTTTGATCTTGCTATACGCGACCTCGACCCCGCCCATGAGGACGCGTTGCGAGAGGCGTTTCATATCGCGCCCGGCGCACGCGAAGCGCGGTCGCGCACGATCCCCGAATGCGGAACATTCTTTGCAACCTATGGCATGACGCAAGAGACATGGGAAATCGCGCGCGACGCTTTCCTTTGGGCCTTTTCCAAGGCCGCCTATCTGGAAGACTATGAACGCACCGACCTTGAACGCGGCGACGACTCGGCGCTTGGGCGGTTTTTCATGCTGCATATCGAAGCGCCCATGAATACGCTGCGCGAAACGCAGGACAGCGCACTTGCCCCAGAAGCCGTTGCCAAGATGCGCGCGGGCGCCGAAGCGATGCTCGCGCATCCCCAAGAGGCAGGTGTCTTTTTCTACAAGACACTTTTCGACGCACGTCCTGATCTGGTCAGCTTGTTTCGGACAGCGAATATGGACGCGCTTTCGCGCCACCTGATCGACACCGTGGTGTTCCTGAGCCGGGCCGCTGACGACCTCACTGGGTTGCGCGACGATCTGCGCAATCTGGCGCGGGTGCATCAGGTCAACCAGATTCCGCCCTCCGAATATGCGCACCTCGCCGCCCCTCTGCTCGAAACCTTGTCGCGCTTTGGTCACCCATTGGATGCCCAAATGATCCGCGGTTGGGAAGTGCTGTTTGACCGCGTGTCACGGATCATTGCCGAGCCGATGATCCAGCAAGAGCATATTCTTGCAGAAGCGCAGAAATTCATTGACCAAGTGTCAATCGAGTTGGATTGGTCCGGGTCGAAAACCCAAAAGCGCCTGAATGCAATTGCGCGCGAAATTCGCGCGACCGGAACCTATACACATACCAACGAAGAACTTGACTACGGCGCCAAGCTGGCGTGGCGCAATGCGCCCAAATGTATTGGCCGGATTTCGTGGAAGAACCTGATCGTGCGGGACTTTCGCCATGTCACGGATGCCAATTCAATATATGATGAATGCATCCAGCACCTGCGGACCGCGACCAATGGCGGCAACATCGAAATCGTGCTGACCGTATTCCGGGCGCTCGCACCCGGCGAACGCTGGGGACCGCGCCTGTGGAACAGTCAGTTGGTGCGTTACGCGGGCTATGAAATGCCTGACGGCACGAAACGCGGGGATCGCGCCAATATCGAAGCGACGCGCGCCATAACCAACCTTGGTTGGACCCCGCCAGAGCCGCGCGGCGACTATGACATTCTGCCACTTGTCATCGAATTGCCGGGCGACACGCCAAAAATCTACCCGATTGACCCCAAAGAAGTTTTGGAGGTCCAGATATCCCACCCGACAGAGCCGAAGATCGCAGAGCTTGGCATGAAATGGTGCGCGGTTCCGGCCATCTCGAACTTTCAGTTAGAGATCGGGGGCGTTGTCTATGGGTGTGCGCCCTTCAACGGGTGGTTCATGGGCACGGAGATCGCGCGCGACCTGTGGGAAGAAGGGCGCTATGACCGCGCAGCAGAGATTGCCGATGCGCTTGGCCTTGATACATCAAGCGAGCGGACACTCTGGCGCGACCGCGCCTTTCTCGAACTGAACATCGCAATCCTGCATTCTTTTCAGGAAGCGCGCGTGACACTGGTCGATCATCAGACCGCATCGCGGCAATTCATGATCCATGATCTGCGCGAGAAGCGCTCTGGCCGTGAATGTCCGGCGCAGGGCTCTTGGGTTGTGCCTGCGGCAGGCGGCTCGACCACCCCCGTCTGGCACCACGAGATGCGGGATTTCCACCTCAAGCCGTCGTATAAATACGCCCCGGACCGGTGGCTTGCACATGCCGATGACGCACCATCAGGCGATGCGACGGCAGAGCAGCCTGAACGCACCCGGACTGCGCGCCCCTTGATTGTGTATGCGTCGGAGACGGGCACAGCAGAAAGCTATGCGCATCAGGCCGCGCGCCGCCTTGCGGGACTTGCGCCAAGCGTGAAAGCGATTGAGGATATCAGCCTGAGCGATCTTGCAAATGCGTCGCGGGTGCTGGCAATCGTGGCCACGTGCCGCGACGGCGATGTCCCCGAAAGTGGCGAGGCTTTATTGGCGCAGCTTAATGACGCTACAGCCAACGCGCTTGCAGGGACATCCTTTGCCGTTTTGGGCATCGGCAATCGCATCTATCCGCATTTTTGCCGCGCGGCGGTTACCGTAGATGCCGCGCTGGTCAAAGCCGGTGCAAACCGCATGGCGAGCCTGGAGACAGCAGACGAGATTGCCGGTCAGGCCGACACGGTAAAACGCTGGATCGAGATGTTCCAGAAACGCTGGGGCACGGACCAACCGGTTCAGGTCACGCGCCGCCCGCTTATCGAATTGATCCCGCCACAGCGCACCCCAGAGATTGAACCGCTCGAGACTGGCGTCATCAATTTCAACACCGAGATGCTGAACAGCGACCAAGCGATAAATGGCGTGCGCGACAGATCGACCCGCTATATCGGCATCGATTTGCCAAAGGCGCTGATCGCAAAATCCGCGCCCGGAAAGGGGTGTTATGATGTCGGCGACCATGTGGCGATCTATCCGCATAACCCCGCCGATCTGGTCGCGCGCCTTTGCGCGCACCACGGCTTGCAACAAGATGCATGGTTTCGCGCACAAGGCGCATCAAACGAAGCGCTGGACCGGTTCCGCGACGGGTACTCGGTTCATAAACTGTTGACAGAAGAACTGGACCTTGCGCTGCCACAAGCGCCGGATGAACTGCTGTCAGCAATGGTGCAGGTTGGCGGTGATGGAAGTGACCGCCTTGCCAATTGGCTGCGCATCCTGAATGGCGAGGATGACGGCGCCGAGCGACAGGGCTTGCTTGGCCGTATGCGGCAAGATTATCCAACGGTGGTTGATCTGCTGGATTCCTTTCCAGACAGTGTTCCCGCTTTCGAGCTTTTGATACAATTGCTGCCCAGACTGAAGCCGCGGCTGTACTCGATCGCGTCCAGCCCGCACGCGCATCCCGAACAGATACGGATCATGGTCAGTGTGCTGAGCATCGCGCAACCGGGCGGGCGTTTGGCGCAAGGGGTTTCATCGCACTATCTGGCGCAGCAAGCACCGGGCGCAAAGGTGCGCATCGCCTTGAAGAGCGCGCCACGGCGGCTGCCCGATGCGCCGGATGGTCCCACTGTCATGATCGCGGCAGGCACCGGCATCGCGCCCCTTTATGCAGCATTGGAAGACCGTGTTGCACAAGGCGCGCGCCCACATGCAGACAAGACTGTCGCGCTGTATTTTGGCTGCCGCAATGCAGACGAATTTTTGCAGCGCGAACGCATCAGAAGTTGGCGCAAAGACGGGTTTCTAAGCCGTGTGAATGTTGCCTTCTCGCGCGCGGGTCCGGCGAAAGCATATGTTCAGGATGCGCTTGATGCAGATGGCATATCCGTTGCCAAAGACCTGCTGCATCCTGCGGGTCATGTGATAATCTGTGGCGACGCCAAGATGGCGCATGATGTCGAAAATCGCCTTGTCGTCATCTTGCAGCGTGATGGTGGGCTAAGCTATTCCGGGGCGCATGAATTGCTCGACCGTATGCGCGAAGAAGGGCGCTATATCGGCGACATTTGGGGCATTCAGATGAATTTCGATGTTGCGGTGCCCGCGATGATACATGCCCAGTATAATCGGGGTGCGAGCTGGCTGGCGCGGTTGCGGCACTCTTTGAAAGGACGCCCTGCGCAGATCGACAGCATTCAGAAATTCTGA
- a CDS encoding YaiI/YqxD family protein, translating into MTIYVDADACPVKAEIERVGTRHKLPIIIVSNGGIRPSPNPLIETIIVDAGADEADKWIAERAGPGDVVVTGDIPLAAKCVEAGAQVLKHNGEELSAQNIGNVLATRDLMADLRAADPFRQGGGRSFSKADRSRFLDALERAVRKAAR; encoded by the coding sequence ATGACGATTTATGTAGATGCGGATGCCTGCCCCGTGAAAGCCGAGATCGAACGTGTCGGCACGCGCCACAAATTACCTATCATCATCGTTTCTAATGGCGGGATCAGGCCTTCGCCCAACCCGCTGATCGAAACAATCATCGTGGACGCAGGCGCGGATGAAGCAGATAAATGGATCGCAGAGCGCGCGGGGCCGGGCGATGTGGTGGTCACAGGCGACATTCCACTGGCTGCAAAATGTGTCGAGGCAGGCGCACAGGTGCTGAAACACAATGGCGAGGAGTTGAGCGCCCAGAACATTGGAAATGTTCTGGCAACACGCGACCTGATGGCCGACCTGCGCGCCGCAGACCCCTTTCGACAGGGCGGCGGGCGCAGCTTTTCCAAGGCAGACCGCTCGCGCTTTCTGGATGCGCTGGAACGCGCAGTGCGCAAAGCTGCCCGCTGA
- the arsJ gene encoding organoarsenical effux MFS transporter ArsJ, with translation MAVTAAYWAFMLSDGALRMLVLLHFNALGFTPVQLAWLFVLYEVAGIITNLAAGWLAARFGLAATLYAGLALQIAALAALAQLDPDWTIAASVVFVMAVQGVSGVAKDLSKMSSKSAVKLLAPAQEGALFRWVALLTGSKNAVKGAGFFLGAALLATAGFQAAVWGMAGVLVVILAAVLLFLPEGLPGRMKGADTWSGWRSHDPRVNRLSVARLFLFGARDVWFVVGIPIYFQAVLSDGTAEGRREAFFLVGGFMALWIIGYGAVQAFAPALLGRKGQSEQAIARKAILWAGVLVPIPAVLALAAAFADAPAPWLTGLLVVGLLIFGFVFALNSAVHSYLILAFGAADRITRDVGFYYMANAAGRLLGTLLSGISYQFGGLPLCLATAGVMAAASWLIARRLAHL, from the coding sequence ATGGCCGTGACTGCCGCTTATTGGGCCTTTATGCTTTCCGATGGCGCGTTGCGGATGTTGGTGCTGTTGCATTTCAACGCGCTGGGCTTCACCCCTGTGCAACTGGCCTGGCTGTTTGTGTTATATGAAGTGGCCGGGATCATCACCAATCTTGCTGCGGGCTGGCTGGCGGCGCGGTTCGGGTTGGCGGCCACGCTATATGCGGGGCTGGCCTTGCAAATCGCGGCTCTGGCCGCGCTGGCGCAACTGGACCCTGACTGGACCATCGCGGCCTCGGTCGTGTTTGTAATGGCTGTGCAGGGTGTCTCTGGTGTGGCCAAAGACCTGTCCAAGATGTCCTCCAAATCGGCCGTGAAGCTGCTGGCACCTGCGCAAGAGGGGGCCTTGTTTCGCTGGGTGGCCTTGCTGACCGGATCAAAGAACGCGGTCAAGGGCGCCGGGTTCTTTCTGGGCGCGGCCCTGCTTGCGACAGCTGGGTTTCAGGCGGCAGTCTGGGGCATGGCGGGGGTGTTGGTGGTCATTCTGGCCGCTGTCCTTTTGTTTTTGCCCGAAGGGTTGCCGGGGCGGATGAAAGGGGCCGATACATGGTCTGGCTGGCGGTCGCATGACCCGCGCGTCAACCGCCTGAGCGTTGCGCGTCTGTTCCTGTTTGGTGCGCGCGATGTGTGGTTTGTGGTGGGCATTCCCATCTATTTTCAGGCCGTCTTGTCCGACGGCACAGCAGAGGGGCGGCGCGAGGCCTTCTTTCTGGTGGGCGGGTTCATGGCGCTGTGGATCATCGGGTATGGCGCGGTGCAGGCTTTTGCACCCGCTTTGTTGGGGCGTAAGGGCCAGTCCGAACAGGCCATAGCCCGAAAAGCCATCCTCTGGGCGGGGGTGCTGGTGCCGATCCCTGCTGTGCTCGCGCTTGCGGCGGCATTTGCTGATGCTCCGGCGCCGTGGCTGACAGGGCTGCTGGTTGTGGGCTTGCTGATCTTTGGCTTTGTCTTTGCGCTGAATTCTGCGGTGCATTCCTATCTGATCCTTGCCTTCGGCGCGGCAGATCGGATCACACGCGATGTCGGTTTCTATTACATGGCAAATGCGGCTGGGCGGTTGCTTGGCACATTGCTTTCCGGGATCAGCTATCAGTTCGGCGGTCTGCCGCTCTGCCTTGCCACTGCGGGGGTGATGGCGGCGGCAAGCTGGCTGATTGCGCGCAGGCTGGCGCATTTATAG
- a CDS encoding ArsJ-associated glyceraldehyde-3-phosphate dehydrogenase yields the protein MIQDDRPRIALNGLGRIGKLVLRDLIDTGSGGEIVLLNDPVGDAEQHALLMEFDSVHGHWPTPVAYDAGALVLNGQPIRLTHARRIEDLPLAEMGVDLVIDCTGVFKTGAKLAPYFNAGVRKVAVSAPVKDDGALNLVYGVNHHLYDPGQHQIITAASCTTNCLAPVVKVVHEALGIRHGSITTIHDVTNTQTIVDRPAKDMRRARSALTNLIPTTTGSATAITLIYPELKGRLNGHAVRVPLLNASLTDCVFEMERATTVDEVNALFQAAAQGPLKGILGFESRPLVSCDYTNDPRSAIIDGPSTMVTGGTQLKLYAWYDNEWAYACRLGDITRMITHSL from the coding sequence ATGATCCAAGACGACCGTCCCCGCATTGCCCTGAATGGGCTTGGGCGCATCGGCAAGCTGGTGCTGCGCGATCTGATCGATACCGGTTCAGGTGGCGAGATTGTGCTCTTGAACGATCCCGTGGGCGATGCAGAGCAGCACGCGCTGCTGATGGAATTCGACTCCGTCCACGGGCACTGGCCGACCCCTGTCGCCTATGACGCGGGCGCACTTGTGCTAAACGGGCAGCCGATCCGTCTGACCCACGCGCGCCGGATCGAAGACCTGCCGCTGGCCGAGATGGGGGTCGATCTGGTCATTGATTGCACAGGCGTGTTCAAGACAGGTGCAAAACTCGCCCCCTATTTCAACGCGGGTGTCCGGAAAGTCGCCGTATCCGCCCCTGTCAAGGACGATGGCGCGCTGAACTTGGTCTATGGTGTGAACCACCACCTTTATGATCCGGGCCAACACCAGATCATCACAGCAGCAAGCTGCACCACCAATTGTCTTGCCCCTGTAGTCAAGGTGGTTCACGAAGCGCTTGGCATCCGCCACGGATCAATCACCACCATCCATGACGTCACCAACACACAGACCATCGTCGACCGCCCCGCAAAAGATATGCGCCGCGCGCGCTCTGCCCTGACAAATCTTATTCCCACCACGACAGGCAGCGCCACTGCGATCACGCTGATCTATCCGGAACTGAAAGGTAGGCTAAACGGCCATGCTGTGCGCGTGCCTTTGCTGAACGCCTCGCTCACCGATTGCGTGTTCGAGATGGAGCGCGCCACCACGGTCGATGAGGTCAACGCCCTGTTCCAAGCGGCTGCGCAAGGCCCGCTCAAGGGTATTCTGGGCTTTGAATCCCGGCCCCTTGTGTCCTGCGATTACACCAATGACCCGCGCTCTGCCATCATCGACGGCCCTTCAACAATGGTGACAGGCGGCACGCAACTCAAACTCTATGCATGGTATGACAATGAATGGGCCTATGCCTGCCGTCTTGGCGACATCACCCGCATGATTACGCACAGCCTGTGA